The Nitrospirota bacterium nucleotide sequence TCTGAGGCAGACTGCTACAATGCCGCTCTGCTGGACTCTCTCGCGAGAAATCATCCTCATGTATCCAGCCTATGAATAGACTGACATGCTACGAATACTGGTCTTACACGGTCCGAATCTGAATCTCCTCGGGACCAGGGAACAATCAATTTACGGCACCCTGTCCCTCGAAGTTCTGAACAGGGCTATCACAAAACTGGCGAAGGAGTTGCCTGTTGAGGTGAAGCAGTGTCAGTCAAATAGCGAGGGGGAGCTGGTTACCTGGATTCAAGAAGCTCGGACGAGATACGACGGAATTATCATTAACCCGGCCGCTTATACCCACACGAGCGTCGCAATCCGTGATGCGATCGCGGCTGTCGGTCTGCCGACAGTGGAAGTGCATCTTTCCAATATCCATCAGCGGGAAAAATTCCGTCATCGGTCGTTTATTGCAGGAGTCGCTCTTGGGCAGGTCACCGGCCTGGGCCCAACCGGGTATCTCCTTGCGCTCCGTGGGCTACATGACCATTTAATCGCATCCAGACTCCAAAAAATGGCGCCCCCGCCGGTAGCTTCGCAGCGGAGGGCCAAAGGGACAAGACCCTCGCGGAGCCGATTCAATGACCGAACAGAGTCTGAAGGGAGTAT carries:
- the aroQ gene encoding type II 3-dehydroquinate dehydratase, producing the protein MLRILVLHGPNLNLLGTREQSIYGTLSLEVLNRAITKLAKELPVEVKQCQSNSEGELVTWIQEARTRYDGIIINPAAYTHTSVAIRDAIAAVGLPTVEVHLSNIHQREKFRHRSFIAGVALGQVTGLGPTGYLLALRGLHDHLIASRLQKMAPPPVASQRRAKGTRPSRSRFNDRTESEGSIE